The genomic region GTATATGGATTAAGTGAATACTTTGGTGGACATGTGCATAGCTCGCTCTTCCACGGATCAAAGGGGCGTAGATACATAGTTTATTATGAAATATTTTTGATAGAAAACTTAACCTATCGGCAATTTCATGAAATTTGCAATATTGTGCAAACTCTATTAAAATTTAAAATAATGAAGCTTAAAAATCTCTCACTGAATACAAAATTCACTCTTTCAATCAGTTTGATAATCTTTGCTTTCTGTGTAATATTTTCTTTTCTTATTTATTATCACCTTAAGCAAAAAGTAATAGAGGATGCAAATGAAAAGACAAGAATAATCATTACTCAGATTGATGCACTGGGCAATTATGTTAAAGAAGAACTAAGACCTGCTATTTTTAAACTTCTTCACGAAACAGGAAAAAAAGATGAATTTATCGTTGAGGGAATGTCAACAACTCATGTGAGACTGAGTGTAATGAAAAGATTTAATAATAAGATAGGAAATTATACTTATAAAAGAGTTTCTCTTGAGCCCATAAATCCATTGCATAAAGCTGATGCGCTGCACGCTAAACTGATTGATTATTTTCAGAGAAATCCAGATAAGGAGTCCTGGAGCGGAATTGTGAAATCAGAGTCCCAGGAACTTCTTATAATGGCAAAACCTATTGTAGTTGAAAAAGGATGCTTAATCTGTCATGGAAAGATTAAAGATGCACCTAAGGCTTTGCTTAAGATGTTTCCTCGGGAGCAGGATTTTAAATGGAAAGAGGGAGAAATAATGGGAGTGGAGTCAGTATCTCTTCCAATTGCATCAACATTGGGTGAAATAAAAGGTGTTGCCATCTCTACATTTCTTTTCGGCGTGGTTTCTTTAATCTTCCTTTTTGTTGCCCTTCAGGGTGCTTTCTGGAGCTTTGTAATTAAACCTTTGAAAAGATTAAGCTCCCTATTCAGAGGAATTGTCAACGGCACAGAGCCTCTTAATCAAACAATTGAGGCAAAAACAAAGGATGAGATTGGTGAGCTAATTTTTTCATTTAATCAGATGTCAAAATATTTATTTGAGGCTCAGGAAGCCACTAAAAAATACGCTGAAACTCTTCAGACGATATTTGAGGGTATAACAGACCCACTTGCTCTCGTTAATCCGGATTGCACAGTGGAGATGACTAATCATGCTTACAGAACATGGATGATAGAAGGAAGAGCTGCTGTATTTAATGAAAGATGTGATCCTGAAAGAGTTGATCCAGATAAATTCTGTCCTGTTCACTTTCTTAAGAAGGTAATAGACACGAAAAAACCGTTTTCAGAATACTGGGAAGGCGAGGATCAAAAACACTATTTTATCCATCTTTATCCAATTTTTGATGATAAAGGAAATGTGATAAAATTGGTTCATTATGTCAAGGATATTACAGAAAAAAGAAAGATTGAGGAGCAGATGAGAATTACTGAAAAACTTGCAGCAATCGGGCAGCTTTCAGCAGGATTAGCCCATGAAATCAATAATCCTCTTGGAGGAATCAAACTTTGTTTCAATAATTTGATAAGCACAGAGATGGATGAAGAGACAAAAAACAGACACATTGAGGTAATAAATCAAGGGCTCACAAAGATTCAGGAAATAATAAAACAACTCCTTGATTTTTCAAAGCAGAGTGAGCTTGTAATTTCACTGGTTTCTGTTAACAGCCTTGTAGAAAATGTCTTAAAATTAACGGATTATTTAATATCAAAAAAGGGAATAAAAGTTATAAAAAAGCTTTCTGCAGATGTCCCAGAAATCATGGTTGACTCAAATAAAATAGAACAGGTATTTTTAAATATTGTTCTTAATGCTATTCAGGCAATGGATGGTAAAGAAGGAACTTTAACTGTACAGAGTTATTTAAAAAATGGCTACTGTTACATCTCTTTCACGGATACAGGTCCTGGAATTCCTGATGAAATCTTTCCGAAAATTTTTGATCCTTTCTTTACCACAAAGCCTGTTGGTGAAGGAACAGGACTTGGTCTTTCAGTAAGTAAATCTATTGTAGAGCAACACAATGGAAGAATTCTCGTTGAAACCTCTAATAGAGGTAGCACTTTTACAGTAGAGTTACCGGTAAAATGAAAGAAAAGATTCTCATAATTGAAGATGATCCTGCAATGAATCTCGGTATGAATCATTTTCTTAGATCCTGTGGATATGAAGTAAAATCCTGCGAAGATGGCAAAAAAGCTCTTTTTATACTTGATTCAGAGAGATTTGACATTGCCATAGTTGATCTTAAACTTCCGGGAGTGGATGGTCTCACTATACTTAAAGAAATAAAAAATAGAACTCCCCAAACAGGAGTAATAATCATAACCGCTTTTGCTGAGGTAAAAACTGCTGTTCAGGCAATAAAAGATGGTGCATTTGATTACATTGCAAAACCATTCACAAATGAAGAACTTTTTTTAGTAATAGAAAGATTTTTAAAGTTTCGTGACCTTGAAAAGGAAGTAAAACAACTTACTGAGCTTGTCAAAAGAAAAGAAGGATTTGAAGAGATAGTTTGTAACAGTTCTGCTATGAAAGAAATTCTTGATAAGATTGAGGCAGTGGCAAAAACTGATGTGCCTGTTTTAATTCAGGGTGAAAGTGGAACTGGAAAAGAACTCATAGCAGATGCAATCCAGAGAAGAAGTTTAAGAAAAGATAAACCCTATATCAAAATAAACTGTGCTGCCATTCCTGAAACTCTTTTTGAATCAGAGCTCTTTGGATATGAAAAAGGTGCTTTTACAGGAGCCACAGAGAGAAAATCTGGCAAATTTGAGCTTGCAAACGGAGGCACCATATTTTTTGATGAAATTGGCGATATGCCGATGCCGCTACAGGCAAAGCTCCTGAGAGTCATTGAAGATGGAACTGTATATCCTCTTGGAGGCAAAGAACCAATAAAGATTAATGTTAGATGCATCTATGCAACAAGCAAGAATCTTAAAGAATTGATAAAAAATGAAAAATTCAGAGAAGATCTCTTTTACAGAATAAATGTCATTCCTGTGGTAATACCACCTTTAAGAGAAAGAAAAGAAGATATTTCAGCACTCATTGAACATTTTCTTAAAATTTTCTCAGAAAAATATGGTAAAAAGAATATCACCATCTCTCCTTCAGCCTATGAAGCTTTACTAAGTTATGATTATCCCGGAAATGTGAGAGAGTTAAAGCACGCCATTGAGAGAGCTGTGCTTCTTTCAAAGGACGGCATAATTGATATTAAACATCTTCCAGAAGAGTTCTCACCAATGGGATCACTTCAAAAACAGTGTCTTATAAGTAATTTTTCTCTTAAAGAGTGTCTTGAAAACTTTGAAAGAAATTTGATAATAAAAGCTCTTGAGGAATGCGGATGGAAAAAAGCTGAAGCAGCAAAAAAACTCGGAATAAGCAGAAAAGCCTTATGGGAAAAAATTAAGTTTTACAGAATTGGACAACCTTTACAAAATAACGGAGGGGGAGGGATTCGAACCCCCGGTAGGGTGTAACCCTACAGCGGTTTTCAAGACCGCCGCCTTAATCCACTCGGCCACCCCTCCAGATTTTTTATTATAACAAATTACTCATACCTCAATGCATCAATGGGATTAAGCATGGAAGCTTTATAGGCAGGATAAAATCCAAAGAAAATGCCTACAAAGGCTGAAAAAGAAAAGGCTATTAAAGCTGAAAAAGGTGAAATACTTACCGGCCATTTCATTAAATCAGAAACAATTAAAGAGCCTGCAATTCCTGAAAGAAGTCCAAAAACTCCTCCTATCATTGTCAAAAAGACAGATTCAATTAGAAATTGCATTCTTATGTCTTTTGGCTTTGCTCCCACTGCCATTCTTATTCCGATTTCCCTTGTTCTTTCAGTAACTGAAACAAGCATTATGTTCATTATTCCAATTCCGCCTACAACTAAGGATACAGAGGCAATTGCACCAAGAAGAATTGACATGGTTCTGGTTGACTCTTCTGCTGTTTTAAGCATCTGTGTGAGATCCATAACTGTAAAATCATCTTCCTGAGCCTGTCCGATTCTATGCCTTTGTCTTAAGAGGGCTTTAATCTCCTCTGTTGCCAGAGGGATTGACTCTAAAGACTGAGCTTTTGCGTAGATTAATCTTACTCTACCTGGCAGAATGTTACCAAAAAGCGTTCTCTGTGCTGTTGTAATGGGAACATATATTATGTCGTCCTGATCCTGTCCTGTAAGGGACTGTCCTTTTTTATCAAGAACTCCAACAACTTCAAAGGGTATTTTTTTTATTCTTATTAACTTTCCAATGGGCTCAAGATCACCAAAAAGTTTTTCACTGACAGTCTGCCCTATCACTGCCACTTTTGTCCCACTTCTTACATCTTGTTCTGTTATAAATCTTCCCGAGACAATTTCCCATTCTCTGACAGCAGCCATCTCAGAAGTTGTTCCAAGCACAGCTGTTGACCAGTTCTGATTTCCAAATACAACCTGTGCTGTGCCAGATATTACAGGCGCTACCCGAGAAACATGAGAACACTCTTTTGCTATAGCCTCAGCATCTGCCATTGTAAGGGTTTGCTGCGTTCCTGCACCCATTCTTATACCACCCTGTGTTGTTGCTCCCGGAAGAATAAGAATTAAATTGCTTCCTATACTTGAAATCTGAGCTGAAATTTTTTCGCTTGCACCCTGACCGATTGCAATCATTGTAACAACTGCACCAACACCTATGATAATTCCAAGTATGGCAAGGAAAGAACGCATTGCATTAGCTATAAGGGAACGGACTGCAATGTTAATTATTGATGAAATAGCTATCATGACTTTGTATCACTTATAATTTTACCATCAAGAAATCTTATCTGTCTTTTCCCAAAAGCTGCTATGTCTGGCTCATGGGTAACAATGATAGTTGTAAGATTCTGTTCTTCATTAAGTCTTTTGAAAATCTCCATTATCTCCATGCTTGCCTTAGAATCAAGATTTCCTGTTGGTTCATCAGCAAGTATTATTGAGGGATTATTCACAAGTGCACGGGCAATTGCAACTCTCTGTTGCTGTCCTCCACTTAGCTGTCTTGGATAATGATTTGCTCTCTCTTTAAGTCCAACCCAGGAAAGAGTCTCAACTGCTCTTTCTTTTCTTTCTTTTGCAGGAACTCCTGCATAAATAAGCGGAAGTTCAACATTTTCCAGTGCTGTAGCTCTTGAAAGAAGATTGAATTGTTGAAAAACAAAGCCTATTTTTTTATTTCTTATCTCTGCAAGCTCGTTTACATCCATTGTGGAAACATCTACTTCTTCAAGATAATATTTTCCGCTGGTTGGAGTATCAAGGCATCCAACGATGTTCATAAATGTTGATTTTCCAGAGCCACTTGGTCCCATGATGCAGACAAATTCTCCTTTTTCAATGAGCACGGAGATTCCGTTAAGAACAACCAGCTGCTGTTCTCCAATTTTGTAAATCTTCGTTACATTTTCAAGTTTTATAACTGGCATATTTAAAATCTTGGCGGAGGATGTCCTGTTGTGGTAGTAGATGTTTTTTTGCCAGTTTGAATCTCAACAATCACATCATCGCCTTCTTTTACATTTCCTTCCAGAACTTCACTCCATTCACCATCACTTATTCCTGTTTTTATTTTAACTCTTACAGGTTTTCCTCCTCTTAAAACCCATACTCCCTGCTCTTTTGAAGGAGCTGTATTAGGCATTCTGAATCTTAAAGCAGCATTTGGAATTTTGAGAACATTTTTCTTTTCCTGGGTAACAAAAGTAACATTAGCAGTCATACCTGGTTTAAGAAGCAGATGAGAGTTATCCACTGCTATTACAACATCATAGGTTACGACATTCTGGGTAACTGTAGGAGAAAGCCTTATTTGAGCTACAACTCCTTTAAACTTTCTATCAGGATAGGCATCTACTGTAAAAGTTGCCTCCATTGCATTTTTGATTTTTGATATATCTGCTTCATCCACATTTGTATCAACCTGCATTTTTGTAAGGTCAGGAGCTATTGTGAAAAGTGTCGGAGTTTGAAAGCTTGCTGCCACTGTCTGACCAACCTCAACATTTTTTGCAATAACAACACCATTAACAGGTGAGACTATTCTTGTATATCCGAGATTTGTTTTTGCCTGTTTGAGTCCTGCTTGAGCTTTTTTAACCTGTGCAAGAGCAATTTCATACTGAGCTCTGGCAGTATTATACGCTGTCTCGGCATCATCAAGCTCGCTGCGAGCAATGAGGTCACGCTTCCATAGCTCCTGTTTTCTTTTAAAAGTTCTTTCTGCATCTTTCAATGTAACATCAGCCTTGAAAAGATTTGACTTTGCATTGTAAAGGTCTGCTTCAGCCTGTTTCAGATCATTTTCAAAAGGAGTTGGATCAATCTGAGCAATAAGCTGTCCCTTTTTAACAATAGAGTTATAATCAGCATAGAGGGCTACAATTGTTCCAGAGACCCTTGTTCCAACAAGAATCGTTGTTACAGGATTTACAGTTCCTGTAGCAGTCACTGTCTGAACAATGTCTCCTCTCTGAACTTTAACAGTTTTAAACTCTGTTTTCTTTGAACCTGACAGAAGCATGACTAAAACAATTCCTACAATAATTAAAAATGCTACTGAAACCAATGCTATTTTTTTCTTTTTTTTCATTCCAACCATCCCACTGTTTTTTGTATTTGTGCATAGGTTACATTATAGTCATAGATTGCCTGCCAGTATTGAGTATTCGTCTGTTCATAAAGAACTATGGCATCAACAACTTCTATTGAGCTTCCTATGCCGACTTCATATCTTCCCATTGCAAGATCAAGATTTTCTTTTGCCTGTTTTAAAGTACTCTTAAGAGTCTCTATTTTCTGTGAAGCTTCTTTAAGCTGAGCAAAGAGATTTTTTATCTGCGATGTAATCTGCTGTTTTAAAGAGTCTTCCTTGTATGAATAGTATGCTGTATCTGCTTTTGCCTCAGCAAGTTTATATTTTGTTGACCATCCACTGAAAAGTGGAAGAGACATCTGCAAAAGGACTGTCCATTTTTTATTGAGAGGGAATTCTTCATTGATGTATCCATAATTTGCTGAACCTGTAAAAAGAGGGAAATATTCCTTTTTTATCAGTTCCTCTGTGGAAATTGAAGCCTGTTTATTAAACTTTATTGCCTGAAGTTGAGGATTTCTTTCAATGGCTATTTGAATAGCCTCATTTTCATCAAGCTTTCTCACAACATAGTCTTCTTCTTTAATGTCAAAGTCTGGCATATCCACTGTTCCCATTGCCACTTTAAGATTTAAAAATGCTTGAGAAAGCTGTTTTTCAGCTGTGATTAAATTGAGTTTTGCATTGCTTAGTTCAACCTCTGCTTTTGTTACTTCAATTTTTGGCTTAAGTCCAACTTCATAAAATCCTGTTGCAAGGTCAAGATGTCTTTGCGCCTGCCTGAGCACTTCCTGAGCTGTCTCCTTTTGTTTTTTTGCCTTGAGCACACTGTAATAAGCTTCTTTAACATTATAAATCGTTTGTAAAACAGCGTCTCTGTCTTGCCACTCTGTTGCTCTGTATAACTGCTTCTGAATCTCTACCTGTTTAGAAGTCTTTCCAAAATCAAAAATAGTTTGAGTGAGACTCACCTGAGCTGAATACTGTTTTGAGTATTCTTCAGAAATTCTGTTTTCCAGATAACTCCTTTGATATCCAAGGGATAAATCTATTTGAGGGAAATAGCCTGAGCGAGCCTCTCCAATTTTAAAAAAACTTTTGTTAACAGTAGCCTTAGATGCAAGAATCTCAGGATTTTTCTTTAATGCTATATTAATACAGTCCTGAAGGCTGTAAACAGGCTGAAGACTTAAGGCTGAAGGCTGAATGCTGAATGCTGAATGCTGAAGACTGAGAAAGACAAACAAGGATAATAATAAAACTCTAAATATCATTGCTTTCCAATGACATCTTTCAACTTTGCGCCTGTGTTTACTGTAACATCCACATAGGGAATCACTGACATGCCTGGCCAGAGAGGATAATCAGGATCAAAGGGTGTATCAATTATTATTCTAACTGGAATTCTTTGAACAACTTTCACAAAGTTTCCAGTGGCATTTTCAGGTGGAAAAAGGCTGAAAACAGCACCTGTTCCTGGCTGAAAGCTTGCAACATGACCTTTAAAAATCTTGCCAGGATAGGCATCAACTTTAATTTTAACAGGCTGTCCTACTCTCATTTTTTCTATCTGTGTTTCTTTAAAATTAGCACCAACCCATATATCCTGCTCATCAACAACTGCCATGAGAAGCTGCCCGGGTCGGACATACTGTCCTGTTTCAACAGATTTTTTTGCAATTCTTCCATCTCTTGGAGAAACAATCAAAGTTCTTTTTAAGTTTATCTCAGCAATCTTCAGTTCCTCCTGAGCTTTTCCTATTTGATACTGCTGAGTTTTCAATTTTACTGTAAGAGTATTTATTGATGATTTAATCTCCTTTATCTGACTTTCTACAGCTTTTTCCTGGGCTATTGCTACTTTCAGGGCTGCTTCTTGAGAATCAAACCTGCTTTTTGAAACAAGGTCTTCCTCATAAAGTCCTTTAATTCTCTGAAATTCCCTTTCAGCAAGCACTCTCTGGGCATGAGCTGCCTGAAGATTAGCTTCCATTGTTTTAAGTTTTGCCATTGCTTCATTCAACTGAGAGCTTATTTCCTTTAACTGATTGGACAATGTGTTTACATTTTCTTTTTTTGCTCTTACATCTGCTAAATAGTCATCCGGTTCTATTTCCACAAGGGGTTCACCTTTTTTTACTCTCTGGTTATAGTCAACATAAACCCTGATAACTTTTCCTGAGACCTGAGGAGATATCGGCACTATTGTTCCTTCAATGTAGGCATCGTCTGTTCTTTCGTAAACAATGTAGTAATAAATTTCTTTTACCATGAAAATCAAAACACCGATGGAAATGATGATCAACAGACTGATTTTAATCTTTTTTGAATTTTTGAATCTCTCCCTTAAGCCTTTAAAGCTCACTTGTTTACCCCCTGAGCAACAAGTTCATTACTGGTAAATGCTTTAAGCAATGCTCCTGTTGCCTGTCTAAGTCTCACTATAGCAAGCTGATAATTATACTGAGCTTCCATAAGCTTTCTTTCAGCTGTGACAAGAAATGTATTTGCATCGGTTACATCAAGGCTTGAAGCAAGTCCAAATTGATACTGCTTGAATACAGAGTTAAAGTTATCTTTTGCATATGTTACTTCATCCTGAAGAGATTTAATCGTATCTCTAAAGGTTACATAATCATGATAGGCAGACTCCACATCAATAAAAACTTCTTTGAGTGTATCTTCATATTGAAGCTCAGCCTGTCTCAGTTTTGCTCTGGCTTCTGCAACTTCTGCTCTTCTCAGTCCTCCTTCAAAAATTGGAAAGTTAATTGAGGCAATTGCATAACTTGATTCTTTATTTGTCATCTGGTTTGAAGGGTTCTGGTCAAGTTTTTGATAGGTAGCAGAAAGACCGAGATATGGGAAAAAGGAGCTTATTGCATAATTTACATTTTTTTTAGCTATTTCCTTTGCAAGTAAAGCAACCTTTATTTCTGGTCTTAATTCCTTTGCAAGAGCTTTAACATGGTCCACAGTAAGACTAAGATAGGGATCATAAAGCTTGCTTTCTAAGATTTCAAAATCTCCTTCAATACCTGCATCCCTTGCTAAAACAGCCTTCGCAACCTTTAAGTTGTTTTTCGCTGATATTAAATCAGCTTCTGCTCCACTAAGCTCAGCCTCTGCTCTTAGAAGGTCAGTTTTTGTTACCTCTCCTACCTTGAGCCTAATCTTTGCTGCATCTCTGTGTTTTCTTAATCTTTCCACATTAGTTTCAGCAATCTCCACTGCTCTTTTTGCTTTGAGATAGCCATAAAGGTCGCTGGCAACCCTTAGAAGATACTGCTCTTTAAAGGAGTTCACTTCAAACTCTGTTTTTGTAAGAGTATCCTTTGATATTGCATAATTTATAAATTCTTTGCCTCCAAGAGAAAGCTTTTCTTCAATTGTTACTGCCCACAGCATAGTTTTATCTGGCTGAATTATCTGATTGTTGACAATTTTTTCTCTACTGTAGTCAGTATATTTGCCAGAAGCTGTTAAAGTTGGAAGAAGCCCTGCGAGAGCTTTGTATTTTCCTTCCTTTGATATGTTTATATTTTCCTCGGCAACTCTAATTTTTTCAGCTTTTTTTAGAGCGAGAGAGAAAACATCTGAAATTGTTAAATTTTGCTCTGCAAATGCCTGCTCAGCAAAAATAAAAAATAACAAAAAAAGTAATATTTTAATTTTCATTCATTCCTCCTGGTTCCTTCGTAAAATATCTCAATGTAAGTTTGCAGAGCTTTTTTTAAATCTATTTTTTTTCTGAGAAGCTCTTTTTTAATGAAAAGATTAAAGAGCATTCCAAAGTATGCAAGAGAGGCATAGGTGGTGTTTAAATCTTTTCTCAGTATTCCATTATTTTTAAGCTCATCCAGATAGGAAGCAAAAACAAGATATACCTCATGAATCATTTTGCTGTGGATTGTTCTTATTTCAGCAGGATATTGAAAAATTTCTGTATGCATTATGCATATGAGGTCTCTCTTTTTTTTCAGCAAATCAAAATAATATTTGGCAATACTCTTCAGAGCTTCTTTATAATCCATATTTTTCAATCTTGGAAGAAGGTCTTTAAGTGTGGGCAGAAATGATTGATTTTTAAGAACATCAATAAAAAGTTTTTCCTTGGATGTAAAATACCTGAAAAGAGTTACCTCAGCAACATTTGCTTCCTTTGCTATTTCTTTTGTAGTTGTTCCAAGATATCCTTTCTGGGAAAAAAGTTTGAGTGCAGATTTAAGAATTTTTCCTTTCGTATCTTTCATGGTAGTAATTACTAACATACACCAAGAAAAAATACAATGTCAAGACGAACTTAAAATGATAGTTGATTACTATTTGATTTATGCAGTAAAATTATAAATTATTTTAATATAAGGAGAAGCCTATGAAAATAAGAGGAAAAGTCTGGAAATTTGGCGATAACATTGACACAGACGCTATTATTCCTGCCAGATATCTTAATACATCTGACCCTAAAGAGCTTGCAAAGCATGTTATGGAGGATGCTGATAAGGAGTTTCCATCAAAGGTTAAACAGGGTGATATAATAATCGCAGGAAAAAATTTTGGATGTGGTTCCTCAAGAGAACATGCGCCGATTGCAATTAAAGCGGCTGGAATTCAAGCAGTTGTTGCAAAAAGCTTTGCAAGAATATTTTTCAGGAATGCCTTCAATATCGGGCTACCAATTTTTGAGGTTCCTGAGCTTATTGATGAGGCAAGTGAGGGCGATGAAATAGAGATTGATATGGATAGTGGTGATATTGTTAATTTAACAAAAGGGAAAAAATACAAAACCAAGCCTATTCCTTCATTTATGCAGGAACTAATTAAAGCAGGTGGACTTGTTGAATGGACAAAAAAGAGATTAACTATGGAGGTAATAAAATGAAGACTTACAAAATTGCTGTAATTCCCGGTGATGGCACAGGACCTGAAGTTATCCGTGAGGGAGTAAAGGTCCTTGATGCTGTAAGCCACAGGCTCGGATTTAAGCTTGATTACACCTATTATGATTTTGGTGGTGAGAGATATTTAAGAACAGGCGAGACTCTTCCTGATAGCGCAATAGAGGAACTTAAAAAATTCAATGCCATATATCTCGGCGCGATTGGTCACCCTCAGGTTAAACCAGGTATTCTTGAAAAAGGAATACTTTTAAGACTCAGATTTGAGCTTGACCAGTATGTAAATCTCAGACCTGTAAAGCTTTATCCGGGAGTTGACTGTCCCCTTAAAGACAAAAAGCCTGAAGACATAGATTTTGTCGTTGTAAGGGAAAACACAGAAGGGTTATATACCGGTTCTGGTGGATTTCTTAAGAAAGGCACAGCTGATGAAGTGGCAATTCAGGTTTCAATAAATACCCGTAAAGGCGTTGAAAGATGCATAAGATTTGCCTTTGAATACTGCAAAAAACGCAACAAAAAGAATAAGCTTACTTTATGCGGAAAAACAAATGTTTTAACCTTTGCTTTTGACCTATGGGAGAGAACCTTTTATGAGGTGGCAAAAGAGTATCCAGAGATTACAACAGATTATGCCCACGTGGATGCTATAACGATGTGGTTTGTGAAAAATCCTGAATGGTTTGATGTCATCGTTACTGATAACATGTTTGGAGACATAATCACTGACCTTGGCGCGATGATTCAAGGAGGCATGGGAATAGCTGCTGGTGGAAACATAAATCCTGAAGGTGTGTCAATGTTTGAGCCAATTGGAGGCTCTGCACCGAAATATACAGGTAAAAATGTAATAAATCCTCTTGCTGCTATATGTGCAGGTGGGATGATGCTTGAATATCTTGGTGAGGGAGTTGCAGGAAAACTTATTGAAAGGGCAGTTATTGAAGTGACAAGCAAGCATCTTAAAAGTCTTGCAGCTGGCAGAATGGGATATACGACAACAGAAGTTGGTGATCTTGTGGCAAAGTATGTAACAGAACTACCTCTGGAGGGATAAAAAATGCTTAAAAAAAAGGAAAAATATGTTGTAGCAGTGGTTGGTGCAACAGGTGCTGTTGGAAATGAGATGATAGCAGTCTTAGAGGAAAGAGATTTTCCAGTTGAACGCTTAAGGCTTTTTGCCTCAGAAAGAAGTGAGGGCGTGAGACTTAACTTTAAAGGACAGGAAATTACAGTTGAGACTTTAAAAGAAGACTCCTTTCAGGGTATAGATATAGCTCTTTTTTCTGCAGGTGCAGAAAGGTCTAAGATATGGGCACCAATAGCAGCTAAAAGTGGTTGTGTGGTTATTGACAACTCAAGCCAGTGGAGAATGGACCCGGAGGTTCCACTTGTTGTTCCAGAAGTCAATCCTCATGATTTAAAATGGCACAAAGGCATTATTGCCAATCCAAACTGTTCCACAATCCAGATGGTTGTTGCATTAAAGCCAATTCATGATGTGGCAAAGATTAAAAGAGTGGTAGTTACGACTTTTCAGGCAGTATCAGGAACAGGTAAAAAAGCAATGGACGAGCTGCTTCAGCAAACAGTGGCTTTACTTAATTTTAAGGATATAGAAATTAAAGTTTATCCCCATCAGATTGCCTTTAATGTTTTACCACACATAGATAAATTTCTTGAAAACGGCTATACAAAGGAAGAGATGAAAATGGTTAACGAAACAAAAAAGATAATGGGAGACCCATCAATAAGAGTCACTGCCACAACGGTAAGAGTTCCTGTATTCAGAGGGCATAGCGAGAGCGTAAATATAGAAACTGAAAAGAAAATCACAGCCCAGGAAGTTAGAGAACTTCTCAGCAAAGCACCAGGTGTGGTTGTAATAGACAATCCTGACAAAAATGAGTATCCTCTGCCAATTTATGCATCAGGCAGAGATGAGGTTTTTGTTGGAAGAATTCGTGAAGATGAATCAATTGAAAATGGAATAAATATGTGGATTGTATCAGACAACCTGAGAAAAGGTGCAGCATTGAATGCTGTTCAGATCGCAGAAGAACTTATAAAAATGCTTTAGGAGGAGAAAATGTTAGGAGACAGAAAGGATTACATCTTTACCTCAGAATCAGTAACCGAGGGACATCCAGATAAAGTGGCTGACCAGATTTCCGATGCCATACTTGATGCAATGATTTCAAAGGATCC from Thermodesulfovibrio sp. 3907-1M harbors:
- a CDS encoding efflux RND transporter periplasmic adaptor subunit produces the protein MKKKKKIALVSVAFLIIVGIVLVMLLSGSKKTEFKTVKVQRGDIVQTVTATGTVNPVTTILVGTRVSGTIVALYADYNSIVKKGQLIAQIDPTPFENDLKQAEADLYNAKSNLFKADVTLKDAERTFKRKQELWKRDLIARSELDDAETAYNTARAQYEIALAQVKKAQAGLKQAKTNLGYTRIVSPVNGVVIAKNVEVGQTVAASFQTPTLFTIAPDLTKMQVDTNVDEADISKIKNAMEATFTVDAYPDRKFKGVVAQIRLSPTVTQNVVTYDVVIAVDNSHLLLKPGMTANVTFVTQEKKNVLKIPNAALRFRMPNTAPSKEQGVWVLRGGKPVRVKIKTGISDGEWSEVLEGNVKEGDDVIVEIQTGKKTSTTTTGHPPPRF
- a CDS encoding TolC family protein encodes the protein MIFRVLLLSLFVFLSLQHSAFSIQPSALSLQPVYSLQDCINIALKKNPEILASKATVNKSFFKIGEARSGYFPQIDLSLGYQRSYLENRISEEYSKQYSAQVSLTQTIFDFGKTSKQVEIQKQLYRATEWQDRDAVLQTIYNVKEAYYSVLKAKKQKETAQEVLRQAQRHLDLATGFYEVGLKPKIEVTKAEVELSNAKLNLITAEKQLSQAFLNLKVAMGTVDMPDFDIKEEDYVVRKLDENEAIQIAIERNPQLQAIKFNKQASISTEELIKKEYFPLFTGSANYGYINEEFPLNKKWTVLLQMSLPLFSGWSTKYKLAEAKADTAYYSYKEDSLKQQITSQIKNLFAQLKEASQKIETLKSTLKQAKENLDLAMGRYEVGIGSSIEVVDAIVLYEQTNTQYWQAIYDYNVTYAQIQKTVGWLE
- a CDS encoding HlyD family secretion protein, producing the protein MSFKGLRERFKNSKKIKISLLIIISIGVLIFMVKEIYYYIVYERTDDAYIEGTIVPISPQVSGKVIRVYVDYNQRVKKGEPLVEIEPDDYLADVRAKKENVNTLSNQLKEISSQLNEAMAKLKTMEANLQAAHAQRVLAEREFQRIKGLYEEDLVSKSRFDSQEAALKVAIAQEKAVESQIKEIKSSINTLTVKLKTQQYQIGKAQEELKIAEINLKRTLIVSPRDGRIAKKSVETGQYVRPGQLLMAVVDEQDIWVGANFKETQIEKMRVGQPVKIKVDAYPGKIFKGHVASFQPGTGAVFSLFPPENATGNFVKVVQRIPVRIIIDTPFDPDYPLWPGMSVIPYVDVTVNTGAKLKDVIGKQ
- a CDS encoding TolC family protein, whose translation is MKIKILLFLLFFIFAEQAFAEQNLTISDVFSLALKKAEKIRVAEENINISKEGKYKALAGLLPTLTASGKYTDYSREKIVNNQIIQPDKTMLWAVTIEEKLSLGGKEFINYAISKDTLTKTEFEVNSFKEQYLLRVASDLYGYLKAKRAVEIAETNVERLRKHRDAAKIRLKVGEVTKTDLLRAEAELSGAEADLISAKNNLKVAKAVLARDAGIEGDFEILESKLYDPYLSLTVDHVKALAKELRPEIKVALLAKEIAKKNVNYAISSFFPYLGLSATYQKLDQNPSNQMTNKESSYAIASINFPIFEGGLRRAEVAEARAKLRQAELQYEDTLKEVFIDVESAYHDYVTFRDTIKSLQDEVTYAKDNFNSVFKQYQFGLASSLDVTDANTFLVTAERKLMEAQYNYQLAIVRLRQATGALLKAFTSNELVAQGVNK
- a CDS encoding TetR/AcrR family transcriptional regulator, whose protein sequence is MKDTKGKILKSALKLFSQKGYLGTTTKEIAKEANVAEVTLFRYFTSKEKLFIDVLKNQSFLPTLKDLLPRLKNMDYKEALKSIAKYYFDLLKKKRDLICIMHTEIFQYPAEIRTIHSKMIHEVYLVFASYLDELKNNGILRKDLNTTYASLAYFGMLFNLFIKKELLRKKIDLKKALQTYIEIFYEGTRRNE
- the leuD gene encoding 3-isopropylmalate dehydratase small subunit is translated as MKIRGKVWKFGDNIDTDAIIPARYLNTSDPKELAKHVMEDADKEFPSKVKQGDIIIAGKNFGCGSSREHAPIAIKAAGIQAVVAKSFARIFFRNAFNIGLPIFEVPELIDEASEGDEIEIDMDSGDIVNLTKGKKYKTKPIPSFMQELIKAGGLVEWTKKRLTMEVIK